Below is a window of Candidatus Flexicrinis affinis DNA.
GGGCGGTTATGGCACGCCAGTTCATGCAAGTTGTCGACGGTCCGCTCAACGTTCGCAGCGAGCCGGATACCGCAGCCCGCCGCTTGGGCGAGCTGGCGACCGGTGCGATTGTCGAGGTCGTGGCGGATAAGCGCCTCGAAGCGGACGGGTTCATTTGGGTGAAGCACCGCTTCGGCTGGTCGGTCGAGCGCAGCCTCGAAGAACACGCCGTCTTCATGCAGCTTGCTGCCGAGACCCTTGCGCTCAATGACCCCAGCGTCGTGCTGCTCCCCGCCGATGAGCCGGCCCCGTCCACGCAGCCGCAGTATTTCGAGGTCGTCGGCGGGCCGCTGGCGGTCCGGGCCGAGCCGAGCATCCACGCGGCGCGCGCCGGCGAACTGCCGCAAAACGCCGTGATCGCTGTCGATCCGGCAAGCCGCACGTTGGCCGATGGATTCGTGTGGTGGAAGCACGCCGCGGGCTGGACCGCCGACAGCGCCGACGGCGGTGGCGAAGTCACCCTCAAGCCGGTGGCTCCGCCCGCGCCCGACGAACCGACCGTGACCGAAGAAGAAGCCGAGTCGCAGACGATCGACGCGGTGCCCGACCCGATCGCGGTCGAACTGCCTGCGCTGGCCGAGTCGACCACTGTTCGCACCATGCAGGTTGTGCGTGGGCCGGTCTCCGTGCGCGAACGCCCCGACGTCACCAGCCGCAAACTGAGTGAACTGCCGCAAGGCGTCACGATCGAGGTCATCCCCGGTTCGCGCACGATCAACGGCGATTACGTGTACTGGCAGCACAGCGGCGGCTGGAGCGCGGAAGGCACGCTGGACGGCTCGCAGGTGTTTATGAAGGTCGTGAACCAGTCAGCGCCGCCGGTGGAAGTGCCGAAGCCTGACAACCCCGCGGTCGTGCCCAACGAAAACCGCTTCCTGAAGGTCGTTGACGGCCCGGTCAGCATCCGGTCGTACCCCGACCCGACCAGCCAGTGGCTCGGCGAGATAGCCAACGAGATGGTGATCGAGGTCGCGCCGGGATCGCGCACAATCGGCGGCGGTTATGCATATTACCGCCACAGCCGGGGCTGGTCGGCCGTCGGCACCGCAGACGGCAGCGAAGTCTACATGATCCCCAGCGACGTGATGATGCCAGATGTGGTCGTCACGATGCCGGATGTGCCTGTCGGCATCTTCAAGGTCGTCGCCGGTCCGATCACCATCCGTACCCATCCGTCCGCGTCGAGCGAAAAGATCGGCGAACTGCCGGAGAACGTCACCATCGAGGTCGACCCGAAGTCGATGACCATCGCCGACGAGTTCGTGTGGTGGCGCCATCACCTCGGCTGGTCGGTCGAGCGCCGCGTGGACAACCGCGGGCTGTTTATGGCGCGCGTCCCCGCGATGCTCAACCCGCCGCTGCCGCAGCCCGGCACATGGCCGGACGGCACGCCGTATCGCTTCTTCGAGGTTATCGACGGGCCAATTACCATCCGCAAGGATCCCGACGTCGCCGCCGAGCGCACCGGCACGCTGTTCAACGGCGAGCAGATCGTGATCGAGCCGGCGTCGCGGCAGGCGCGTGGCGGTATGGTGTGGTGGAAACACCCGCAGGGCTGGTCGGTCGAGCGCCCGATCGGCGGCACACGCATCTTCATGCAGCCGCTCAAAGCCCTCACGCGCAAGCCGTCCACCGGCGGTTTCAACCCGCTGCCGATCTTCACCCGTCACCCGCTTGCCCTCAGCGATACGCAGTGGATCCAGTACTTCGGCAACACGCGCTTCGCCTACAACCTGCGCATGCGCAAGTTGTACTGGTACAACTACTGTCAGGGACTGCACGGCGGGTTCGATTATGGCACCAACCGCGCGCTGCCAGTCGTCGCCGGCGTGCAGGGCACCGTGATCGACGTGCGTACCGACACGCAGGTATACGCGCCGAACTTCTGCCGTGTGCGCGTCGGTCCATTCATGGTGATCTACGGCCATTTGGCCGATCCGGTCCAGTTCGATCCGGGCGCGACCGTCCATCCGGATACCGTGCTGGGACGGATCGAAGCCGGCGGACAAAACCACGTCCATCTCGAGGTGCGCTACCGCAATCAGATCGTCAATCCGATGCTGCTGATGCCGGACGAAATGCGCAACCAGATCCTTGGACGCTGGAAGGACTACACGAAGCATTTCTACAGCAGTGTCGCGTGGGATCAGTGGAAGACGCCGTTCGATCAGCCGATTCTCGAGCTTCAGCAAAAGGGCCGCGAACAGCTCATCGGTCCGCACGCTACGTAGGTTGGGGCGCTGCCCCAAACCCCGCCAGAAGGCTTTCGCCCTCTGGACTCCCGATCCGCAGAGATGGGGTCAAAGGGTTTACACCCCTAGCGGAGGTCTGAAGGCGGAGCCTCCACAATCTGAGCCAAGGAGATGTCGCCGTGATGCCCATGCCCGAACTGAACGAGTGGACGGACACGAAGGACGCGCTTCATCGTGCGACGCAGGTGGTCGGGCTGTTTCGGAAGGCGGTCATGCCCAAGCTGCCCAACGCGCTGCATCTTCCGTTGTTCGTGCGCGAATTCGGCCTATCGACCGGTATCCTGTCGTTTGGCGCGCTGGAGCTGCACATCGAGCAAGCGGAAGTACGCTATGCTGCCGGCCAGCACTTGTGGGTGATTGAGCTTGCCGGGATGTCGCCGTCCGCCCTGCGCGCCAAGCTGCTCGACTTGATGCGGGAGGCTGGCCACGCGCTCGACGACTCGGTCGCGGCGGTCGAAGACGATGCGCCGCTCGCGTTCGACCTTACGTTGTGCGGCGAATACCGTGAGGCGCTGTGGCGGATCGCCGTGGCGATGATGCAGCTTCGCGCCGACTGGTTCGGGGCGGTGACGCCGCTGGTGGTGTGGCCGCACGGGTTCGACCTGTCTCAGTTGTTCTTTCCCAATCACACGCCGGACGAGCACAGCGAGCGCCATCTCAATTTCGGCTTTTCGCCGGGGAGCGCGGGGCTTCCACGGCCGTACGTCTACGCGTACGCGCACCCGATGCCGGACGGATTGCTGGGCGCGCCGCTGCCGTCGCTGGCGCATTGGCATACCGAAGGATGGACGGGCGTCGTGATCGACTACGACCAGCTCGTCGCGCGCGATTTTCCGGACGAGGACTTGCTCGAGACACTGCGCGGCGTGTTCCACACGCTGGAGCCGCAGCTCAAGGGGTGAGTCGGGCAGGGCGGAATCGCAAACGCGATTTCCCAAACGGCCGCGAGTCAAGAGTCGCTGCGCTTAACGTGCCGTTAAATTGAGGGCGCGCGTTAAGGCTTTATTTCCCAAACTGCGGGGTTTTCCCAATTTTCTTCCCGTGGCATATCCCAATGCCGTTTGGGATATTGCGTTATCTGCGAAATATATCGCAGAATCGGGGTCGGTTTATCCCAAGTCGAGTAGGGGAATTAGCGGCGGAAGTTGTCGACATGTCGACAACTCTGTCGATAACATGTCGATTGCTGTTGATAGGCTGTCGATACGACTCTGGGGCTGTGTCGACAACTTGACCGCAGCAGCACCGGTTGTCTACAGTCTGTCGAGAGTTGGCATGTCAGCCGACATGCGCTGTCGACAGATTTTCCCAAACCCACATGCCCGACTCTGCCGTCATTAGGGAAAAACCCTGTCGATAACCGGGGATAACTTGCGGGTTCTGTGATAACTGGTGATATATATCGCAGGGAAAAACGACCTGCGCTAAAGTTGTCGACATGTCGACAGTGCCTACTACGTACTACTAAAAGAAAACAAGATAAATTGCCTGAAGATGATATGGAATAACAAAGCGCATGTGATGCTGCACGATACACGCTAGAATTACGGCTTGAAGGACGGGCAGCTCCCAGATGGCATCCAATCCGAGCGATCTTGAAAATGAAGTGAAACGGCTGCGGACGCAGGTTGCATCGCTGCGTCAGCTGCTGGACGTAACGACATGGCTGAACGACACACTTCTCAGTCCCGATCCACAGCCCGAGCGTCTGCTGTCAACGATCATGGATGCGGCCGCGGGATTGACGGGCTGCGAATCCGCCGCGGTGCTGCTGTGGGATGAAAACCGCAACGAACTGTATTTCGCAAGTACCAACAGCAATAACCCAAATGCACCAACGTTGATCGGAACGGTCGTGCCGATGGAGAGCATCGCCGGAACCATATTCCAGACTCGGCTTCCGCATCGAGTCGACAATGTGGCTGGCGACATCCGGCATTACAAAGATGTCGACAAAGACATCGGGTTTCAAACGCGATCGTTGATGGGCGTCCCGATGATTGCGCGCGGTCGCGTGATCGGCGTGCTGGAAGTTGTCAACAAGAAACGGCCGCCATTCAGCCCGCGCGACGAACAAGTCTTGATGATGTTGGCGCAAGAGGCCGCGGTCGCCATCGAGGTGGCACGTCTGCTGATGGCACTCAGCACCGCCAACCGCGAGCTGTCTGAAGTCGACCGGCTCAAAGACACGTTTATCAGCATCGCAAGCCACGAACTTCGCACCCCGTTAGGTATTATCATTGGTTACGCAACATTTCTAAAAGAAGATGCGTCGAATTCAGAAACGGCCGAATACGCCGATACGGTCATGGGCAGTGCGCTGCATCTGCGGTCGATCCTGGACAGCATGGCGACGCTGCGCTATATGACCACCAACATCGCCGACATGAACCTCGAACCGATCGATCTGGCGACGCTGCGGCATGACCTTGCTGCCGAAGTTGCCTCAATGCCCGCTGCGGCGGTCCATGATGTCAAGCTGTACGAGCCCGTCGACGGCTTAGCGATCAAGGCCGATCGGGCCCGCCTGATGCTGGCGCTGAGCAACGTGCTCGACAACGCGGTGCGGTTCACCCCGGCGCCGGGCACAATCACCATCGACGCCAAGCCGCGCTCGCACGAAGTATGGATCAGCGTGCAAGACACCGGCGTGGGAATCACCGCCGAAAACATCGAGCGTGTGTTCGACGAGTTCTTTCAGGTCGAAGACCACATGACGCGCGCGCACGGCGGGTTGGGCATCGGTCTGAGCGTGGCGCGCACCGTCATCAAACTGTGCGGCGGGCGCATCTGGGCAGAAAGCCAAGGGCTGGGCCGCGGCTCGACACTCACGATCGCGCTGCCGCAGGCCACGTAAACGCTGAGTTGAGAGTGATGGGTGCTGAGTGATGAGAATCTGTCAGTTCCATCGCTCGTTGAACGCTGCTAAGCCATAGAAAGCGTGCGTGTCGACATTCGGGCTTGAGGGCAGGTTCGTTCCCTAGGGTGCTGCTCCATACCCCGCCAAAGGGCTTTCGCCATCTGGACTCCGGATCCGCGAAAACGGCACGTACACGTGCCGTTTTCGCGGTCTCAGGGTCAATGGGTGTAAACCCCTTGAAGTGATCTGGCGTACTACGCCCGGCCGAAGACGAGCCGAGGGATTTCGCGCAGCTTCGGCGTACGACCTGCAAGCAGGGTCTGCACGCGGAAGAAGCGCCCGGCCAGCCAGTAAATCCCAACCAGCGAGACGACGAGCAGGCCAATACTCAGCACAACTTCCAAGAACGGGACGTTGGTGAGCAGCATGCGCATCGGCATCCCCAGCGGCGCGGTGATCGGGAACAAGCTGCAGATCACCGCTACAGCGCTGTTCGGGTCGGCGAGGAACGCCGGCGCCGCAAACAGGGGGATCATCACCGGGATAATGATGACCGACGCGAGCTGCGGACCTTCCGTGGCCGAGTTGCTCAAGGCACCGACCATGCCGAAGAACGCCGCGAGCATGAAGTACCCGAGGAAGAAGTACACCAGCAGAATCGGAAGTGCTTCGACAGGGATCACGATTCCGGCGAGGAACCCTAGGTTCTGACGCAGGAAGTCGCCCTGCAGCATGAACAGGATGAGGCCCATTCCGATCCAGACAGCGATTTGCATCAGCGCCATGACCGCCTGTGCGAGCACCTTGCCGGCGAGCAGCTGACTGGCGCGTACGGACGTGATCAGCACCTCGATGACGCGCGTCTCCTTCTCCTCGATGACGCTCTGCATCAGGTAACCGCTGCCGGTAAAGATCGTGATGATGAACAGCATGGCGAATACGTAGATCACCGCGAAGTTCGCTTCTTCACGTTCTTCGGCCGACAAGTCCGACTGTGCGTTGCTGCCGCCGTTCTCGAGTTCGGTGAGGTTAATCTGCGTGATGACGCTCGGCTGACGTATGCGGTCGATTACGGCGGGATCAAGCTCGCCTTGCAGTTCCAGCACCGCCAACGAGCGCAGCGGCCCGGCACTGATTCCGTCCAGCGAGATGGTCGGGATGATCTGGCGCGCCATGCCGGTTTCCGCATAGTCTGCCGGCACGATGTACACGGTATCGAATTCGCCGGCATCCAGCGCGGCCCGGGCTTCTTCTTCGGTGGCGATGTACGTCACCTCGTCGATCTGGACATCGCTGAGCTGCCCGCTGAGGTCGACGACAGCAACACGCTCCGGACCGTCAAACTGAGCAGCGATCTGCTGGGTCTGGCGCACGATATCCGCCGGTGTCGGGGCGAGAAACTGCCAGAATTGCGAGAGCGCAAACAGGATCAGCGGCAGGCCGAACGTGCTGAATAGAAAGCCCTTGCGGCGCAGCGTGCGCCACATCTCGTAACGCATGACACGGAAGATGTTGGTCATGGCTAGGCGACCTCCGCTTTCGGCTGGCTCGGTGCAGGCGCGGGAGCGCGACCGAGGATGATTTGAACGATTCGACGCAAGTTCGGCATCTTGTTGGTGCTGAGCACGCCCCAGCGGAACATACGTGCCGAGAGCCACAACACGAACGCGTTAACGACGATCAAGCCGGCGATGCTCACGAGAATCTGCCACAGCGGAACAGTCGTGATGCCGACGCGCATCAGCACGGCCATAGGCGCGGTGACCGGGATCAACGACAGTGCCACCGGCAGCGCCCCGTTGGGATCCATCAGGAACGTGAAGAACGCCAAGTACGGGATCATCACCGGTAGGATGATGATGGCCGACAACTGACGCGACTCCTGTTCCGAGCCGACAATCGCGCCGATGCAGATGCTGATAGCGGCCAGCAGCACGTACGAGAGGAAGTAGTACACCAGCGCCAACACAGCCAAGTCGGGCGGCAGTTCGAAGCCGCTGAGTATGTTCTGCTGGTTGGCGATGCTGATACCCACGTAAGCGGCCACCAGCAGCGTTACGACTTGCAGCAGGCCCAGCACGCACATTCCGATCAGCTTGCCGACCAGCAGTTCCATCGGTTTCACCGACGTCACCAGAATCTCCATGATCCGGTTCGTCTTCTCCTCAACCAGCCCACTCATCAAGAAGCTGCTGGTCGTGACCGACGACAGGACGAGGAAGAAGCCGAAGATGATCGGCAGGAACGAGACGAAGAATATGCTGTCGCGGCTAAAGGTGCGATTACCGTCCAGCACCGTGACGTTGAAGTCGGGAGCCTGACGCACGAGGCTCAAGGCGGTCGGATTCGTCACACCGGCGGTCAAATGCGCAAGCATCAGCGAGTCGACGGCGTCGTACAGCGCATCCGGCGCGTTGAGACGTGTGTACAGGTTGATTCGCCCGGTCTGCATGTACAGCGGCGTGACTTCGATGAACGACTTGATCGTGCCGTTTTCCATGCCTTGATCGGCGGTGGTGCGGTCATCCAGATACACGAACGTGTCCGGGTTGTCTTCGAGCGTCAGGCGCGCGGCAAGGATCTGCGCGTCGGACGCGTCCACGACGCCAACGGGCGTGAAGGCCGAGATGTCGTTCTCGTTGCTGGTCAGACCAATGCTGAGAACCAACGAGATCGCGACGATCAGTGGCGTCCCGAACACAGCGAATAGGAACGCTGGCCGGCGTACGTTGTGGATGAACTCGCGCCGCGCGATCAGCAGGATCTTATTGATGTTCACGGCCGACCCCCATCTCCTCCACCACCTGAATGAAGATGTCGTTCAGGCGCGGCACGGCCAACGCGAACTTCTCGACGTTGACGCCCGGCGTTGCGGCCAGAGCCGCCAGCATATCGTTGGGCGTAACGTTCGGCTTCAGGTGCAGCGTGGCACCGCGACCGTTGCCGTTGTGGTCAATGCTGGCGACGCCCGGGACCGCGCTCCAGTCGCCGGTGCCTTCGATGTCGATGGCGTTGTCTGCGTACCGACGGCGGATTTCCTCGACCTCGCCGTACAGCGCCAATTCGCCTT
It encodes the following:
- a CDS encoding peptidoglycan DD-metalloendopeptidase family protein, which produces MARQFMQVVDGPLNVRSEPDTAARRLGELATGAIVEVVADKRLEADGFIWVKHRFGWSVERSLEEHAVFMQLAAETLALNDPSVVLLPADEPAPSTQPQYFEVVGGPLAVRAEPSIHAARAGELPQNAVIAVDPASRTLADGFVWWKHAAGWTADSADGGGEVTLKPVAPPAPDEPTVTEEEAESQTIDAVPDPIAVELPALAESTTVRTMQVVRGPVSVRERPDVTSRKLSELPQGVTIEVIPGSRTINGDYVYWQHSGGWSAEGTLDGSQVFMKVVNQSAPPVEVPKPDNPAVVPNENRFLKVVDGPVSIRSYPDPTSQWLGEIANEMVIEVAPGSRTIGGGYAYYRHSRGWSAVGTADGSEVYMIPSDVMMPDVVVTMPDVPVGIFKVVAGPITIRTHPSASSEKIGELPENVTIEVDPKSMTIADEFVWWRHHLGWSVERRVDNRGLFMARVPAMLNPPLPQPGTWPDGTPYRFFEVIDGPITIRKDPDVAAERTGTLFNGEQIVIEPASRQARGGMVWWKHPQGWSVERPIGGTRIFMQPLKALTRKPSTGGFNPLPIFTRHPLALSDTQWIQYFGNTRFAYNLRMRKLYWYNYCQGLHGGFDYGTNRALPVVAGVQGTVIDVRTDTQVYAPNFCRVRVGPFMVIYGHLADPVQFDPGATVHPDTVLGRIEAGGQNHVHLEVRYRNQIVNPMLLMPDEMRNQILGRWKDYTKHFYSSVAWDQWKTPFDQPILELQQKGREQLIGPHAT
- a CDS encoding GAF domain-containing sensor histidine kinase; translated protein: MASNPSDLENEVKRLRTQVASLRQLLDVTTWLNDTLLSPDPQPERLLSTIMDAAAGLTGCESAAVLLWDENRNELYFASTNSNNPNAPTLIGTVVPMESIAGTIFQTRLPHRVDNVAGDIRHYKDVDKDIGFQTRSLMGVPMIARGRVIGVLEVVNKKRPPFSPRDEQVLMMLAQEAAVAIEVARLLMALSTANRELSEVDRLKDTFISIASHELRTPLGIIIGYATFLKEDASNSETAEYADTVMGSALHLRSILDSMATLRYMTTNIADMNLEPIDLATLRHDLAAEVASMPAAAVHDVKLYEPVDGLAIKADRARLMLALSNVLDNAVRFTPAPGTITIDAKPRSHEVWISVQDTGVGITAENIERVFDEFFQVEDHMTRAHGGLGIGLSVARTVIKLCGGRIWAESQGLGRGSTLTIALPQAT
- a CDS encoding ABC transporter permease; this encodes MNINKILLIARREFIHNVRRPAFLFAVFGTPLIVAISLVLSIGLTSNENDISAFTPVGVVDASDAQILAARLTLEDNPDTFVYLDDRTTADQGMENGTIKSFIEVTPLYMQTGRINLYTRLNAPDALYDAVDSLMLAHLTAGVTNPTALSLVRQAPDFNVTVLDGNRTFSRDSIFFVSFLPIIFGFFLVLSSVTTSSFLMSGLVEEKTNRIMEILVTSVKPMELLVGKLIGMCVLGLLQVVTLLVAAYVGISIANQQNILSGFELPPDLAVLALVYYFLSYVLLAAISICIGAIVGSEQESRQLSAIIILPVMIPYLAFFTFLMDPNGALPVALSLIPVTAPMAVLMRVGITTVPLWQILVSIAGLIVVNAFVLWLSARMFRWGVLSTNKMPNLRRIVQIILGRAPAPAPSQPKAEVA
- a CDS encoding ABC transporter permease codes for the protein MTNIFRVMRYEMWRTLRRKGFLFSTFGLPLILFALSQFWQFLAPTPADIVRQTQQIAAQFDGPERVAVVDLSGQLSDVQIDEVTYIATEEEARAALDAGEFDTVYIVPADYAETGMARQIIPTISLDGISAGPLRSLAVLELQGELDPAVIDRIRQPSVITQINLTELENGGSNAQSDLSAEEREEANFAVIYVFAMLFIITIFTGSGYLMQSVIEEKETRVIEVLITSVRASQLLAGKVLAQAVMALMQIAVWIGMGLILFMLQGDFLRQNLGFLAGIVIPVEALPILLVYFFLGYFMLAAFFGMVGALSNSATEGPQLASVIIIPVMIPLFAAPAFLADPNSAVAVICSLFPITAPLGMPMRMLLTNVPFLEVVLSIGLLVVSLVGIYWLAGRFFRVQTLLAGRTPKLREIPRLVFGRA